From Acidobacteriota bacterium:
CTTCGGCCATAACCTGGAAAGCGAAACGGTCGGGGTGGCGGGAGCCGGGAACGGAAAACCCGATGAACACATAAACCTGGCTCACGTCCATGGCCTGTTCGATCTCGATATTCCGCGGCGGCGGAGCGGCCTGGGGGAATGGCGTTTCCTGAATCGGACGGTCCGGAACGCCGCCGAAAATGCGCCGGACGTGGGGCTCGATTTCGTCGATTGAGAAATCGCCGACAACGGCCAGGGCGGCATTTCCGGGCGTGAAAAAACGCCGGTAAAACTCAAGCATCCGCTGAGTCGTCAGTCCGCTGAGGGATTCCGGCCGGCCTTGAACGGGAAGAGCGTAGGGGTGCCCGGAAAACAGATTTTCGAGGACAAGAGCCGTTCCGAAACGCACGGGGTCGTCTTCGAGGAGGCGCATTTCTTCAAGGAGAATCGACTTTTCCTCCTCAAGGCGGCCGGCGTCGAGGGCGAGATCGAAGAGAATGTCTTTCTGATTCTCCAGACCGAAGACGGCATGCTCCGAGGGCAGTGTCATAACGAAGAGAGTCATGTCGTGTCCGGTATGGGCGTTGATGGCGGCGCCGTGCCGGCGGATGTCCCGGGCGACCTCATCGCCCGAGCGGCTGCCCGTGCCCCCAAAGAGAATCGCGTGCTCCAGAAGATGGGAAATTCCCGAGATTTCGGGAGCTTCATCCTTTGAGCCGGCATTGACGGCGGCCGCAAGGTGAACAAGCGGAAGGCCGGGACGTTCGAGAAGAAAAACCTTGAATCCGTTGTCGAGGACGAAGTATTGAGAGGCCGGAGCGGTCTCCGCTCCCGCCATGGCCGTGCAGAGAACCAGCGGAAGAAGCAGGAGAAACCTTATGACCATCATGTCCGTCGAAGACGATATCATTTTAGCATAAATGTGTTACAATTCCAGAGAGGACGAAATTCATGACTCCGGACCGTAAAGCCCGAATTCTTGTGACGGACGATGAAGCCAACATCCGCAATTCCCTGAGGATGATCCTGGAATATGAAGGCTATGCGTTCCTGGAAGCTTCGGACGGCGATGCGGCCCTGGACATTCTGGCCGAAAACCCGTCGATCGACCTCGTGCTTCTCGATATCCGCATGCCGGGACGAGGCGGGCTGGAGATTCTTGAGGAAATCCGAAAAAAACCTTTTGCACCCGAAGTCATCATGATCTCGGGCCAGGGGACGATTCAGGCGGCCGTCGAATCCACAAAACTCGGCGCCTTCGATTTTCTGGAAAAGCCCCTTCACAGGGAGCGCGTCCTCCTCAGCATCCGCAACGCCCTTCAAAAGTCCAGGCTGAGCCGGGAATGCCTGGATCTTCGCAAAAAAGCCGAGAAGCGATATGAACTCGTCGGCGAGCACCCCTTGATGAAGAGTTTGTGGGCGGAGATCCTCAAGGCGGCGCCGACTCATGCCACCGTCCTCATCCACGGCGAGAGCGGCACGGGAAAGGAACTCATCGCCCGGGCCGTCCACGCCCGAAGCCTCAGGGCGGGCGAGAAGTTCATCCAGGTGAACTGCGCCGCCATTCCCGAGGAACTCATCGAAAGCGAGCTTTTCGGACATGAAAAAGGAGCGTTCACAGGCGCGACGGAAAAGAAGCCCGGGAAATTCCAACTGGCCGACGGGGGCACGCTGTTTCTCGACGAGATCGGTGACATGAGCCTGAAAACCCAATCCAAGGTCCTGCGGGTCCTCGAGGAAGGGGAGGTTCAAAAAGTGGGCTCCAACAAGGTCGGCAAGGTCGATGTGCGGGTGATCGCGGCCACGAACAAGG
This genomic window contains:
- a CDS encoding pitrilysin family protein, whose translation is MMVIRFLLLLPLVLCTAMAGAETAPASQYFVLDNGFKVFLLERPGLPLVHLAAAVNAGSKDEAPEISGISHLLEHAILFGGTGSRSGDEVARDIRRHGAAINAHTGHDMTLFVMTLPSEHAVFGLENQKDILFDLALDAGRLEEEKSILLEEMRLLEDDPVRFGTALVLENLFSGHPYALPVQGRPESLSGLTTQRMLEFYRRFFTPGNAALAVVGDFSIDEIEPHVRRIFGGVPDRPIQETPFPQAAPPPRNIEIEQAMDVSQVYVFIGFSVPGSRHPDRFAFQVMAEVLGRGVYPLLFLALRGPRNLVHGAGVNYLGLAHGGALIASLTLDPKNLKSARREALNALRRLRNENFSPDDVLGEARFEAFDFLGSAKNRIRLANEQGRENGLNLATALAGHLLTMEDRPAVDHLKMIDSVRSMDLRRIAAEHISRGRPVMVTIVPMEKTR